Proteins encoded within one genomic window of Lampris incognitus isolate fLamInc1 chromosome 1, fLamInc1.hap2, whole genome shotgun sequence:
- the si:ch211-168f7.5 gene encoding uncharacterized protein si:ch211-168f7.5 isoform X2, giving the protein MVPPPQSSPLDCGSHPGDGPAHSRTGRDGNSRWSTLSWDASSDLLSPPTPDPSVMAQLDSDSRPSSGFYSVSGSSLSDSCYSVSSETAQGGPGPPARPLRLWEQGPLCSDHSDTQWLEATGQQQQQQQPAVKFSEEVPDMTGKRSVSVPGNLEATGLSFLSDLCSGLGDPQPSVLLSLFDPNSSSCTSSLHPKSQLDPRYCTDLVSRRTKEVYSYPSPLHAVALQSPIFTSHNHEPSASVSPEGTQADESSASTSVPIPFLQPHQASAPVSVTQLEQYISRLAHQYRNRVSSSTSDLTPATTPGPLAHKSLCTPGKSHGSTQSLSAFESRSTPSTLAGSSVTPCKSLLGNSARVNLSSIGKKASRNSINLGNLPSATGEDLNISLHLNLNLNLAPGLNTSLGLEDKSTTGSCGALRTESTAASSVSSTSLSSSTPTPALRARPRISTCPSNLNHRSSLEVTSASATSSRATGFCRSLDWSSGPPPGAGRAVFGPKAGSAPESQRSSVIQDPGSSPKLTEDSPVVEEISRLSGLSRAVVVGLMEQGVELDVDCFRADTADEGTGEHRQPDAIGGVVINTEQSCDYSRVPLRSASIETDLNPQRPVQLSLNVTHSPQSHSGVTPPLSHSPQSQSSLTPPLSHSSSPIHPYQSVQTPAPHHYSSSSSHCYYQQSSSPSDLPSSTASSPSSRPHPRGRSPPRPLQPSPLGPTPLSVFRRDAPSQCSLPRVGTGGPPTEHGGVRPRGGSLRHSGGGGGGSAGGWRRAEGGEGLYRGKHTSRELIRASTVSSFTKRASYGSNWGEEEEEEEEEGEAGKTLASTPRMPSGKLWRGFEGRLWGKDGEGEREEMDRAEYGYGWRRNSSGSWRKDDRRVKVASRIKDKRPKVESSPSFSRTKGKGGCEKRSSSLRLSRRALFRSESQGLLEPRAQREEPMRGGHWVSSLDVGRGSLELSVGGGGRALRGQGEDKRLSSTASLFNLSRSQSLEGSCPSLSPLSSPSFSPSPPPRMPLQRSRSLRDLGRRMFGSMRSLSLRRKTSKK; this is encoded by the exons ATGGTACCCCCGCCTCAGAGCAGCCCACTGGATTGTGGCAGTCACCCCGGGGACGGACCGGCTCATTCCAGAACCGGCAGGGATGGGAACTCACGGTGGTCTACTTTGTCTTGGGACGCCTCCTCTGACCTGCTGTCCCCCCCGACCCCGGACCCCAGTGTAATGGCCCAGCTGGACAGCGACTCCAGACCCAGTTCAG gtTTCTACTCGGTGAGTGGAAGCTCCCTGTCGGACTCCTGCTACTCTGTGTCCAGTGAGACCGCTCAGGGGGGCCCGGGGCCTCCAGCCAGGCCCCTCAGACTATGGGAGCAGGGCCCTCTCTGTAGTGACCACAGTGACACCCAGTGGTTGGAGGCCAcagggcaacaacaacaacagcagcagcctgCAGTGAAATTCAGTGAGGAAGTCCCGGACATGACAGGAAAAAGATCAGTGTCAG TTCCTGGCAACCTCGAAGCGACTGGTCTGAGCTTTCTGTCTGACCTCTGCTCAGGACTCGGTGACCCTCAGCCCTCGGTCCTCCTCTCCCTCTTCGACCCCAACTCCTCTTCCTGcacctcctccctccatcccaAATCCCAGCTGGACCCTCGCTATTGTACTGACCTGGTGTCTCGTAGGACCAAGGAGGTATACTCTTACCCCAGCCCACTACATGCTGTGGCCCTCCAGAGCCCCATTTTCACTTCGCACAATCATGAGCCGTCGGCCTCTGTCAGCCCTGAAGGAACCCAAGCTGATGAATCGTCAGCCTCCACCTCCGTCCCCATTCCCTTCCTCCAGCCTCACCAGGCCTCTGCTCCTGTCTCTGTCACCCAGCTGGAACAGTACATCTCACGGCTTGCTCACCAGTACCGCAACCGAGTGTCATCCTCCACATCTGACCTCACTCCGGCCACTACCCCAGGCCCACTCGCTCACAAGAGCCTTTGCACCCCTGGCAAAAGTCATGGTTCAACCCAGTCACTTTCTGCTTTTGAGAGCCGCAGTACGCcctccactctggcaggaagcagTGTTACACCCTGTAAGTCCCTGCTGGGGAACTCGGCAAGAGTGAACCTTAGTAGCATTGGAAAAAAAGCCAGTAGGAACTCTATTAACTTGGGCAACCTTCCCTCTGCAACTGGAGAAGACTTGAATATAAGCCTTCATCTAAACCTTAACTTAAACCTGGCTCCTGGGTTAAATACTAGCCTGGGTTTGGAGGATAAATCCACAACTGGCAGCTGTGGGGCTCTGAGGACTGAGTCCACAGCAGCCTCCTCAGTTTCCTCAACTTCTCTGTCCTCGTCCACACCGACCCCGGCACTTAGAGCCCGGCCCAGGATCTCCACCTGTCCTTCAAACCTGAACCACCGCAGTTCTCTGGAGGTCACTTCAGCATCTGCCACCAGCTCCAGGGCCACAGGGTTCTGTCGCTCCTTGGACTGGAGCAGTGGACCACCACCTGGTGCCGGACGAGCAGTGTTTGGCCCAAAAGCTGGCTCGGCTCCCGAGTCTCAGCGTAGCAGTGTGATTCAAGACCCCGGCTCGAGCCCCAAGCTGACCGAAGACTCGCCCGTGGTGGAGGAGATCTCTCGCCTCTCTGGATTGTCTAGAGCTGTGGTGGTGGGGCTGATGGAGCAAGGTGTGGAGCTGGATGTGGACTGTTTCCGGGCGGACACCGCAGACGAAGGGACAGGTGAACATCGTCAGCCAGATGCCATCGGCGGTGTGGTGATCAACACGGAGCAATCATGTGACTATTCCAGAGTTCCACTGCGCAGCGCGTCAATAGAGACTGACTTGAATCCACAAAGACCTGTACAGCTCTCCCTAAACGTCACCCATTCTCCACAGTCGCACTCTGGTGTCACgccacctctctctcactctccccaatCTCAGTCCAgcctcacacctcctctctcgcacTCCAGTAGCCCTATACACCCCTACCAGTCTGTCCAGACTCCAGCTCCCCACCActactcctcttcctcctcacacTGCTACTATCAGCAGTCCTCTTCTCCATCTGACCTGCCCTCCTCCACGGCCTCCTCCCCTAGCTCCCGTCCCCACCCGAGGGGCCGCTCCCCTCCGCGTCCTCTTCAGCCTTCCCCCCTCGGCCCCACCCCTCTCTCAGTGTTCCGGCGGGATGCCCCCTCCCAGTGCTCTCTGCCACGGGTCGGCACTGGCGGCCCGCCGACAGAGCACGGAGGCGTTCGCCCAAGGGGGGGGTCTCTTCGCCAtagtgggggaggaggaggaggaagtgcgGGTGGGTGGAGGAGGGCGGAGGGCGGGGAGGGGCTCTACAGGGGGAAGCACACCTCGCGAGAGCTGATCAGGGCATCGACGGTGAGCAGCTTCACCAAGAGAGCGAGCTATGGCtccaactggggagaagaagaggaggaagaggaggaagagggggaggctGGGAAGACCCTGGCTTCCACACCAAGAATGCCATCTGGGAAACTCTGGAGGGGCTTTGAGGGACGCCTATGGGGGAAAGATGGCGAGGGTGAGAGGGAGGAGATGGACAGAGCCGAGTATGGCTACGGGTGGAGGAGAAACAGCAGCGGAAGCTGGAGGAAAGACGACCGGAGGGTGAAGGTCGCTTCAAGGATTAAAGACAAGAGACCGAAGGTGGAGAGCTCCCCGAGCTTCAGCAGGACAAAAGGGAAGGGCGGATGTGAGAAACGAAGTTCCAGCCTCAGACTCTCCCGGCGGGCGCTGTTCCGCAGCGAGTCCCAGGGCCTGCTGGAGCCTCGCGCCCAGAGAGAGGAGCCCATGAGGGGAGGACACTGGGTTTCCTCCCTGGACGTGGGGCGAGGGAGCCTGGAGCTCAGCGTGGGTGGAGGCGGGAGAGCTCTGCGAGGACAGGGGGAGGACAAACGCCTCTCCTCCACTGCCAGTCTCTTCAACCTCTCTCGTTCTCAAAGCCTAGAGGGCAGCTGCCCCTCTCTTTCGCCTCTCTCTTCCCCTTCCTTTTCCCCATCGCCTCCTCCACGGATGCCCCTCCAGCGCTCTCGTTCGCTCAGGGATCTCGGGAGGAGAATGTTTGGCTCCATGAGGTCACTGAGTCTCAGACGGAAGACATCCAAGAAGTGA
- the ttc9c gene encoding tetratricopeptide repeat protein 9C produces MEAAGGEEGPDVVGAAATEASFSGFTRSNISSAKVDAQLQKASNLKTEGNAFYRERNMRSAIGRYHRSLLVLRGLDSDVMTVMKGYGPEAPVLTPAQEDLLRNTQVDCYNNLAACLLLKEKVDYTRVQEYCLRVLQRRPGDVKALYRAGVATLELGDAQTAKQYLTQASRGQPQDANVRKHLQKAEEKLSRELQKERAMYRGMFSTSVKSSGSEEKLNQSNGASEAV; encoded by the exons ATGGAAGCTGCAGGAGGAGAGGAGGGTCCAGATGTGGTGGGAGCAGCAGCTACAGAGGCAAGCTTCTCCGGGTTCACAAGATCGAATATTTCCTCTGCCAAAGTGGATGCCCAGCTACAAAAAGCGTCCAACTTAAAAACGGAGGGGAATGCCTTTTACCGGGAAAGGAATATGCGGTCAGCCATTGGTCGTTATCACCGGTCACTGCTGGTCCTCCGAGGCCTGGACTCTGACGTGATGACGGTAATGAAAGGGTATGGACCCGAGGCTCCTGTTCTTACTCCGGCACAAGAGGACTTGCTGAGGAATACACAAGTGGACTGCTACAACAACTTAGCTG CTTGCTTGCTCCTGAAGGAGAAAGTTGACTACACTCGTGTCCAAGAGTACTGCCTGCGGGTGCTGCAGCGGCGGCCAGGTGACGTCAAGGCGTTGTACAGAGCGGGAGTCGCCACTCTGGAGCTCGGAGATGCACAGACCGCTAAGCAATATCTCACCCAAGCCTCCAGGGGGCAGCCTCAAG ATGCCAACGTGAGGAAGCACCTGCAGAAGGCAGAGGAGAAGCTCAGCAGAGAGCTGCAGAAGGAGAGGGCCATGTACCGAGGCATGTTCTCCACCAGCGTGAAGAGCAGCGGCTCAGAAGAGAAACTCAACCAGAGTAACGGGGCTAGTGAAGCAGTTTAA